The region CGTGGCTTACGACATACCGAACGATCGGCGTCGCACGCGCGTGCATAAAGTATTGAGTGGGTTTGGACGTTGGACCCAATACAGCCTGTTCGAGTGTCACCTGACCGCACAGCAGGTTGTCTTGTTGCACAGCAAACTCAACAAGCACCTGGATGCAAAACAGGATAGTGTGCGGTTTTATCCACTCTGTGAGGCTTGTGTGGCGAAAGTTGAGACGGTTGGCGGCCAACCGCCGGCCGATGACCTGCTGTTCCTGCCGTGACGATTTGCGAGAGCGCGAGCAGTCCCTTTCTTCTGGCGTCGCGCTCGCTGCGTAACGGGGTGAAGACGGGTGCATTTACGGCTCACTGTTGTGTCTGCAACGCCGATCGGGCGCAGGCGCTCGCAGTGGGTTGCATACGACCTAAAATTGGCCTTGAAAGTGCATTGAGAACAGGTGCGTGATTGACATTTTGTGCTTGAAATGGCATAATACCTGGGCAAAGTGGGGCGTTGCGAGCGCCGATGCGTGAACCGGCC is a window of Candidatus Amarolinea dominans DNA encoding:
- the cas2 gene encoding CRISPR-associated endonuclease Cas2, with protein sequence MSKGVRRDQTCYIVAYDIPNDRRRTRVHKVLSGFGRWTQYSLFECHLTAQQVVLLHSKLNKHLDAKQDSVRFYPLCEACVAKVETVGGQPPADDLLFLP